A window of the Acidithiobacillus thiooxidans ATCC 19377 genome harbors these coding sequences:
- a CDS encoding YajQ family cyclic di-GMP-binding protein: MPSFDVVSEVDMQEVDNALHTTQKEISTRYDFKGSKASIDRKDKEIILLAEDEYKLGQMIDLFSTRLVKRGVDLKALDVGKTAAAAGGMERQVLTLKVGLETEVSKRMIKHLKDGKFKAQGGIQGDQLRVSGKSRDELQAAIAALRSEDFGLPLQFNNFRD; this comes from the coding sequence ATGCCAAGTTTTGATGTGGTTTCTGAAGTGGATATGCAGGAAGTAGATAACGCCCTGCATACTACGCAAAAAGAAATTTCTACCCGCTATGATTTCAAGGGCAGTAAGGCGTCTATTGACCGAAAAGATAAAGAAATCATTTTGCTGGCCGAAGATGAATACAAACTGGGACAGATGATCGATTTATTTTCTACCCGACTGGTAAAGCGCGGGGTGGATCTGAAGGCTCTGGATGTCGGGAAAACAGCCGCTGCAGCGGGAGGCATGGAACGTCAGGTGCTCACCCTGAAAGTCGGGCTGGAAACTGAAGTGTCCAAGCGCATGATCAAACATCTCAAGGATGGTAAATTCAAGGCTCAGGGCGGTATTCAGGGCGACCAGCTGCGGGTGTCGGGTAAAAGCCGCGACGAACTGCAGGCCGCCATTGCTGCCTTGCGTTCTGAAGATTTTGGATTACCTCTGCAATTCAATAACTTCCGCGATTAA